In Candidatus Dormiibacterota bacterium, the genomic stretch CGGATCGTCAACGCCGGCGTTTTCGTCATTCCCGCAGGTGCATCCATGGCGATCGCGCGCCGAGCAGCGCAGTTGTTCGATGCGCGCAAGGCTCCGCTGCAAATGGCGGGCTTGGTCGGGCCTTCGTTCCTGTTGCGGATGCTTTTGGGGCGATTGACGATCGCGGCTATCGAGAAGCGGGCGTGGCGCGTGCTCGGATATCCCGCCATGGCGTTGCGCGGATGCGCGCCGGAACTCGCATACGATGCGGATACGTACGCGGAGTATCGCTACGCGAGCACGCGTGCCTGATCGCGCGAGCCCGTTCCGGCTTGCCGTATTATGGTTCGGTATCCAGAGCGTATGGGGTGCGGTGCTGGGCATCTCGTTGCAGGCGCGCTGCTTGGCGCTGGGTGGGGAGCATGCCCTGGCGGCGTACGCGCGCATCTCGATCGCAGGCGCGCTTGCCGCGGCGGTGGCACAACTGCTCGTAGGCCCGCTCTCCGATGCGCGTCGTCGCGCGGGCGATAGCCGCATCGCCTTTTATGCGCTGGGTGTGGTCGTAGGTGCGGTCGCCATCGTGGGCTTCTACCGCGCATCGAGTATCGGTTCGCTCGTCGTGTGGTTCGCGCTCTTGCAGTTCGCGTTGAACGTGGCCATCGGGCCGTATCAAGCGATCGTTCCGGATGTTTTCGAGCCGGGGCGAATCGGACGCGCCTCCGGATGGATGGCCGGTATGCAGAGCGCGGGCAACGCAACCGGAGCGATTCTCGCGAGCGTAGTGCTGGCTCCGACGGCGCTCGCGTTCACCTTGGCGGCGGTCCTCGTCGGTAGTGCGGCATGCACGATCGCCCATCTCGCACGGGTGAGCCTGCAACCGATCCACGGCATCGCGCGATTAGCGGTGAGCCGGACGCTGATCGACTTGTTCGTTTCGCGCGCGTTGATGTACGTGGGATTCTATACGTTACTCGGCTATCTGCTGTTCTACGTGCGCGACGTGTTGCCGAAAGGCTTCGGCATCCCGGTGCAGCTCGCGAGCGGATTGTGCATTCTCGCGTTCACGTTGTTAGGCGCGCTCGGCGCGTCCTTGGCGGCGCGCCCGTCCGACCGGTTCGACGAACGATGGATCGTGACGGTCGGCGGCGCCATCGTGTCGATCGCGATTGCGGTGTTGGCTTTAGCCACCGCATTACCGGTACTCCCGGTCGCAATCGCGCTTGCCGGCTGCGGCTGGGGCGTTTTTCTGTGCGCCGACTGGGCCTTCGCCTGCAGAACCCTGCCGGCGGGCGCTATGGCGACGACGATGGCGGTCTGGAACCTCGCCGTGGTCGTGCCGCAGGTCCTCGCGCCGCTTCTCGCGACCGCCCTGCTGGTACGCACGGGGGAGTTGGCGGGCCCGAACGGGCCGCGGATCGCCTTTGGGCTCGCCGCGGTGGAAATTGCATGCGGCGTAGCTTGGATTTGGCGTTTACCGCCCAGCCGAGCGGGGCATAACCGATATGACTCGGCAAGCGTTCGGAACTGTTCCTCGGTCTCGGACGTTTAGTTGAGCAGGGCGGTTGCACCGCCCTGGAAGCAAGTACCAAGTACTCTTAAGGAGGCATTCGTGAAACGACTGAGCACCGGAGTCCTCGCCGCGCTGTTAGCAGCCGGTCTTGGGCTTGGCGCGGTCGCCGCTCCGCTGGTCTCGCAAGCACAGGGAAACTCTGGAAACACTGTGGTTGCGCAAGCTAGCACGGGCACGACCCCGGCGGCAAACTTCGGAACTCCGCCGTCCGGCCAAATTCCGATTCTATATAACGATCATCACGTGTACAGCAAGCCCGATGTCCTCAAGCAGGGCCGCGTTCTCGCTGCGCTCGTGAAGGGCGGCACCGTGCTGATCCCATTGCGCTCGATGTTCGAGCAGATGGGCGCGTCGGTTTCGTACGACGCCGCAAGCAAGACCGTGACGGTTACTAAACCCGGCGCCGAGGTCAAAGTGACCGTCGGCAAACCGGAAGTGATGATCAACGGCGAATCGCGTCCCCTGGACGTCCCGCCGATGCTCTACAATGGCAGCGTCCTCGTGCCGCTCCGCGTTATTTCGGAGGGCATGGGAGCCTATGTCGAATGGGTCCCCGACAAGCAGCTTGTCGTGGTCCGCTATCTTCCCCCGACCCCACCGCCCGCACCGGCGCCGACGGAAGAGCCGACCGCGGCTCCTACCGCTCCCCCGACTCCGACCCCCGCACCGGTAGCGACCCCGTACCTCGATAAGTTCATCGCCGGCGATTACATCATTTCGCCGAAGGTGTACAACGAGTTTAGCCCGGGCAACACCGGCAAGAGCTCGTACGCGGTCCGTGGCGGCTTCGAGTTCAACGCCTTCGACCTGCCGTGGATGCTGGAAGGCACCTACACGCAGTTCGGCTACCCGCATAACCAGGGCGTTGCGACGCCTGCCGGTTACGCTCCGTCCGTCAACGACCAGTGCGCGGCACTTGGCGTCCCGGCCGGCGACCAGGGTTGCGTTACGAACATCGGCGGCGTAGGCCAGACCTTCGTCCCGGCGTTCACGGCGCGCGATCAAGACTTTGACGGCCGCTTCGGCCTCAAAGTGGCGAACCCGCGCATCTACATCGGCGTTGGCTATCTCTGGCGCACCAACAACTACGGCTATCCGAAAGAGAACGGCTTCGGCTTCGGGATCGAAAAGCTCCCGGACCTCAATCAGGCGCTCTCGTTCTACGGTAGTGCGTGGTACTACCCGAACCTCAAGGGTAACTACACGACGGTTACTGGCACCCAGTATTCCCTCGCGTATCGACTCTTGAAGTACCAGGTCGGTGCGGCCTACGTCCTCGGCAACAGCCCGGTCTTCCTCGACCTCGGCTGGATCGGCGAGAACGGCATGAACAAGGAAAACGCTCCTTCGGGCTTCACTGCAAACGGTCCGTATCTGGGCCTCGGCATCAAGTTCTAAGCAGCACCATCCACAGGGATGAAAGAAACGGGGCTCGGCATCGCCGGGCCCCGTTTCTTATGCCGCCCGGCTCAGAAGCCGGTCGCATATGGCGTAAATCCGCGTCGCGCGTCTGCGTACCCGATCCGATACGTGTCCATCAACGAGCGCTCGTCGTCGAAGCCGATCACGTCGACCGGCAATTCCTTCTGTGGACGCAGGGTGCGAATGTCGACGTCGTAGAGCGATTGCACGAACTGCCCGAGATTCTCGCTATCGGCGTGTCCGTTCGAAGCCCGATTGTTCGGATTTTGCCCGTTCATGCCCAAAATCGCGCGCTTGCCGAACGTTTCAAAATACGCCGCGCGTAGATCGGCTTCGAGAATGCGTTTCTGCATTGCTCCGAATGCGCCGCTGGCGATCTCGATGGCGCTACCGTACGAATACGCCTCGACGGGTGGATCTAAGAAGACGACGTCGATGGCCTTCGCTCCGGCGCGCGCGACGCCCACCGGCGTGTTCGCCGTCACGCCCCCGTCGACGTACTGCGCAGGACTCCCGTCGACACCCGGCAGCGTCACCGGATCGAAGGCGATGGGTATCGCGGCGGAGGCCTGCAAGGCGTCGACGAGCAGATCCGGCGTTGCTAAGCGCAGCACGGTGTCGGATCCAACGGTGGCCGTCAGGGCGCGAACGGCCGCCGCCTTGGTCGCGGCGTCGGGAGCCTCCGGAAGCAACGCAAAGAACTCCGGCTGCTGCGTCGTGAGGTTCGTGACCGTCCATACGAAAGGCGTGAGGACCGGGCGCGCGGGGTCGATATATTGCCCCAGCCAACCGCGCAAGTAAGCGCCGTCGAGAACGCCTTTCACGCGAGAATTGAGGCCGAGCGCCAAACGCATGGCCTGCCAGATACGCGTGCCGACGCCGGCTTGTTCCTCCGGGATGGTCGCGAACTCTCGCTTGAGGCGAATCACGCGTTGTCGAGCGATCGAATACCAAAGATGGCGGAGCAGCCGATACTGTCCGGTTGCTACGAAGTAGCCGTTGAGCGCGCCGATCGAGGTGCCGCAAACCAGGCCGTAGGGGCTCAGCGGCCGGCCGTCGGCAAGGGAGCGGTCGGCCACCATTGCGGCGATCAATCCGGCCTGATACGATCCCCGTGCGCCGCCTCCCGAGAGGACCAGGGCGCGATCGACGCGATGAAACCCGGCAGCCTCCGGAACCTCGGTTCCGGATATTGCGGGCGAGCGTCGCGGGCTTGCGGCCACGAGGCTTCCCGCCGCGGTCAGACTCATAAAGGAGGCTCGCGAGAGGCTGCTTTTCATATATCTGGGCTTTTTGCGCTTGACCCTTACGGCCCCCCTAAGGTAAGATACGGCCTTGGCGCTGCTCTCTCTCGGAGCGGCGCACGCGGCATCACCGTGGGTTGCGCTCGCGCGCAAGCCACCCGGACGCAATCGCCGAGCGTCCGCGGATGAGATGGAGTCGATCGCTACGCGATCGGACTGCGTCGAGGCGACGACACCCCGTCGTTCGGGGAAGGAAAAACGTCGGAGATTTCAAGTCTTGGCTGCCAAAAAGCAAACTAAAACGCGTCGTAAGCGTGAGATTAAGAACGTCCAATCGGGCGTTACCCACGTACACGCGTCGTTCAATAACACGATCGTCACGATCGCCGACACGCACGGCAACGTCGTTTCGTGGGCCTCAGCCGGTAACCTCGGCTTCAAGGGCTCTAAGAAATCGACGCCGTTCGCCGCTCAGATGGCCGCCGAAGCCGCCGCTCGCAAAGCGATGGATCACGGCATGAAGAGCACCGAAGTGCTCGTAAAAGGCCCGGGCGCGGGGCGTGAGGCTGCGATCCGTTCGCTTCAAGCCGCCGGTCTCGAAATCACCCTCATCAAAGATGTCACGCCGATTCCACACAATGGTTGCCGCCCGCCCAAGCGTCGGCGCGTGTAACTAGGAGCTATAGAGAGAGCATATGTCGCGCTATACTGGACCCGTTTGCCGTCTCTGCCGCCGCGAAACCGCCGCGAGCAAGACCGGTGAAAAAATCAAACTCTTCCTCAAAGGTGACCGCTGCCTATCGAGAAAGTGCGCCGTCGAGCGCCGCGGTACGGCTCCGGGCCAAAAGACGCAAGGCAAGCAGCGTCAGAAAATCTCCGAGTACGGCCGTCAGCTTCGCGAGAAGCAGAAGATGCGTCGTTATTACGGCGTGCACGAAACGCAATTCGAAAACTATTTCCGCGAGGCGGCCCGCGTTCCCGGACAGACCGGGCGCACGTTCTTGCAAATGCTCGAGCGTCGTCTCGATAACGTCGTGTACCGGCTCAATCTTGCGGCGAGCCGTTCGCAGGCCCGCCAGCTGGTTACGCACCGTCACTTCCGCGTCAACGGCAAATTGGTGAACGTCCCGTCGTTCATCGTCAAGCCGGGCGACGTACTTTCGATCGGCGAGCGTAGCCTGAAGTCTCCGGTGTTTGCAGCCAACCTCGAAGTCGCCGGCAGCCGCCGGCCGCCCGAGTGGCTCGAATGGAACGACACCGAGAAAACCGGTAAGGTCGTTCAGCTTCCGTCGCGCGAGCAAATCGACACGCCGGTTGACGAACAACTCATCGTCGAGTTCTATTCACGCTAATTTACTCACACCGCCGCTAGGCGTGGGATCGCGCACCGTCTGGGACGGTGCGCGGATAACGTAAGCGGCAACGAAGGAAACGCCACACTACCCATGACGACATTTGAAACCGCCGCAGGCGCCACGATCGAAGTACGCGAGCGCCGCGAAAACTATGCCAAATTCACGATCGAGCCGCTCGATCGCGGCTTTGGCATTACGCTCGGTAACGCTCTGCGCCGCATGCTGCTCAGCGCGATTCCCGGCGCCGCCATCACGTACATGAAGATCGACGGCGTGCTTCATGAGTTTTCGACGATCCCGGGGATGGTCGAGGACACGATCGCGCTGATGCTCAACCTCAAAGGCTTGCCGGTTAAGCTCAACAGCGACGAACCCAAAGTGGTCACGCTCTCGGTCTCCGGATCGCGCGAAGTGACCGCCGCCGACATCGCGCCGGACGCGGACGTGGAGATTCTCGAACCCAACTACCACATCGCGACGCTTTCGTCCAAAGATGCGAAGCTCTCGATGGAGTTGGGCGTCGAAATGGGACGCGGCTACGTCATGGCCGACAAGCAACGCAACGTCGAGCACATGATCGGGCTCATTCCGCTCGATTCGATCTTCTCGCCGATTCGCAAAGTCAACTTCACCGTCGACGACACCCGCGTCGGGCAGAGCGTCGATTTCGACCGGCTCGTCCTCGAAATCGAGACCAACGGCTCGATCACGCCCGACGAGGCGCTCGCGACCGCTGCGCGCATTCTGCAGGAGCAGTTCGAGCTATTCGTCGGATTCACGAATCGCGCCGAGCCGCTTCCGGAAGCGCCGCCCAACGAGTGGGACATTCCGGTGGAGTCGCTCAACCTTTCGGTGCGCTCGTTCAACTGCCTCAAGCGCGCCG encodes the following:
- the rpsK gene encoding 30S ribosomal protein S11 — its product is MAAKKQTKTRRKREIKNVQSGVTHVHASFNNTIVTIADTHGNVVSWASAGNLGFKGSKKSTPFAAQMAAEAAARKAMDHGMKSTEVLVKGPGAGREAAIRSLQAAGLEITLIKDVTPIPHNGCRPPKRRRV
- a CDS encoding patatin-like phospholipase family protein; amino-acid sequence: MSLTAAGSLVAASPRRSPAISGTEVPEAAGFHRVDRALVLSGGGARGSYQAGLIAAMVADRSLADGRPLSPYGLVCGTSIGALNGYFVATGQYRLLRHLWYSIARQRVIRLKREFATIPEEQAGVGTRIWQAMRLALGLNSRVKGVLDGAYLRGWLGQYIDPARPVLTPFVWTVTNLTTQQPEFFALLPEAPDAATKAAAVRALTATVGSDTVLRLATPDLLVDALQASAAIPIAFDPVTLPGVDGSPAQYVDGGVTANTPVGVARAGAKAIDVVFLDPPVEAYSYGSAIEIASGAFGAMQKRILEADLRAAYFETFGKRAILGMNGQNPNNRASNGHADSENLGQFVQSLYDVDIRTLRPQKELPVDVIGFDDERSLMDTYRIGYADARRGFTPYATGF
- a CDS encoding MFS transporter, which produces MPDRASPFRLAVLWFGIQSVWGAVLGISLQARCLALGGEHALAAYARISIAGALAAAVAQLLVGPLSDARRRAGDSRIAFYALGVVVGAVAIVGFYRASSIGSLVVWFALLQFALNVAIGPYQAIVPDVFEPGRIGRASGWMAGMQSAGNATGAILASVVLAPTALAFTLAAVLVGSAACTIAHLARVSLQPIHGIARLAVSRTLIDLFVSRALMYVGFYTLLGYLLFYVRDVLPKGFGIPVQLASGLCILAFTLLGALGASLAARPSDRFDERWIVTVGGAIVSIAIAVLALATALPVLPVAIALAGCGWGVFLCADWAFACRTLPAGAMATTMAVWNLAVVVPQVLAPLLATALLVRTGELAGPNGPRIAFGLAAVEIACGVAWIWRLPPSRAGHNRYDSASVRNCSSVSDV
- a CDS encoding copper amine oxidase N-terminal domain-containing protein; its protein translation is MKRLSTGVLAALLAAGLGLGAVAAPLVSQAQGNSGNTVVAQASTGTTPAANFGTPPSGQIPILYNDHHVYSKPDVLKQGRVLAALVKGGTVLIPLRSMFEQMGASVSYDAASKTVTVTKPGAEVKVTVGKPEVMINGESRPLDVPPMLYNGSVLVPLRVISEGMGAYVEWVPDKQLVVVRYLPPTPPPAPAPTEEPTAAPTAPPTPTPAPVATPYLDKFIAGDYIISPKVYNEFSPGNTGKSSYAVRGGFEFNAFDLPWMLEGTYTQFGYPHNQGVATPAGYAPSVNDQCAALGVPAGDQGCVTNIGGVGQTFVPAFTARDQDFDGRFGLKVANPRIYIGVGYLWRTNNYGYPKENGFGFGIEKLPDLNQALSFYGSAWYYPNLKGNYTTVTGTQYSLAYRLLKYQVGAAYVLGNSPVFLDLGWIGENGMNKENAPSGFTANGPYLGLGIKF
- a CDS encoding DNA-directed RNA polymerase subunit alpha codes for the protein MTTFETAAGATIEVRERRENYAKFTIEPLDRGFGITLGNALRRMLLSAIPGAAITYMKIDGVLHEFSTIPGMVEDTIALMLNLKGLPVKLNSDEPKVVTLSVSGSREVTAADIAPDADVEILEPNYHIATLSSKDAKLSMELGVEMGRGYVMADKQRNVEHMIGLIPLDSIFSPIRKVNFTVDDTRVGQSVDFDRLVLEIETNGSITPDEALATAARILQEQFELFVGFTNRAEPLPEAPPNEWDIPVESLNLSVRSFNCLKRAGISKISELLDLTEDEIMKMRNFGKKSLDEIKQVLEERGLSLRLS
- the rpsD gene encoding 30S ribosomal protein S4 — translated: MSRYTGPVCRLCRRETAASKTGEKIKLFLKGDRCLSRKCAVERRGTAPGQKTQGKQRQKISEYGRQLREKQKMRRYYGVHETQFENYFREAARVPGQTGRTFLQMLERRLDNVVYRLNLAASRSQARQLVTHRHFRVNGKLVNVPSFIVKPGDVLSIGERSLKSPVFAANLEVAGSRRPPEWLEWNDTEKTGKVVQLPSREQIDTPVDEQLIVEFYSR